One segment of Rhipicephalus sanguineus isolate Rsan-2018 chromosome 6, BIME_Rsan_1.4, whole genome shotgun sequence DNA contains the following:
- the LOC119395942 gene encoding adult-specific rigid cuticular protein 15.7, which yields MAKMVILLGLVVVAVTMVQAQQAQGEAYQFRYDIPNPEGGNHFHEESSDAGGARRGSYGVTNKEGQFVNVEYVADEQGYRPVVKSNVPGVSREG from the exons ATG GCAAAGATGGTGATTCTGCTAGGCCTCGTTGTGGTCGCTGTGACGATGGTGCAAGCGCAACAA GCCCAGGGTGAGGCGTACCAGTTTCGGTACGACATACCCAATCCGGAAGGAGGCAATCACTTCCACGAGGAGTCGAGTGACGCGGGAGGTGCCCGGCGTGGCTCGTACGGCGTCACCAACAAGGAGGGACAGTTCGTCAACGTGGAGTACGTGGCCGATGAGCAAGGCTACCGGCCGGTCGTCAAAAGCAACGTGCCTGGTGTGTCACGGGAGGGTTGA